From Streptomyces sp. NBC_00690, a single genomic window includes:
- the pxpB gene encoding 5-oxoprolinase subunit PxpB encodes MRVLPVGDRALLIEVMDSEEAGALHAELLRRRAAGALPAVDEIVPAARTVLIDGLADPGQLARELLLWEIPRLRISTTEVLEVPVRYDGPDLVEVAARWKVTPDEVAAMHSAVEFRVAFCGFAPGFGYLTGLPEELSVPRRATPRTRVPAGSVALAGPYTGVYPRASPGGWQLIGRTDVELWDPVRQPAALLAPGARVRFTVEQR; translated from the coding sequence ATGAGGGTCCTTCCGGTCGGTGATCGAGCCCTGCTCATCGAGGTCATGGACAGCGAGGAGGCAGGGGCGCTCCATGCGGAGTTGCTCAGACGCCGGGCGGCGGGGGCACTGCCCGCCGTGGACGAGATCGTGCCCGCGGCACGGACCGTGCTGATCGACGGTCTGGCCGATCCAGGGCAGTTGGCCCGCGAATTGCTCCTCTGGGAGATCCCGCGGCTTCGGATATCCACGACGGAGGTGCTGGAAGTGCCCGTTCGCTACGACGGCCCGGATCTGGTCGAGGTGGCGGCCCGGTGGAAGGTCACACCGGACGAGGTCGCCGCGATGCACTCGGCGGTCGAGTTCCGCGTCGCCTTCTGTGGATTCGCCCCGGGGTTCGGCTATCTGACCGGGCTACCGGAGGAGTTGTCGGTCCCGCGAAGGGCCACCCCGCGCACGAGGGTGCCCGCTGGATCCGTCGCCCTGGCGGGCCCGTACACCGGGGTCTACCCTCGCGCCTCCCCGGGCGGCTGGCAGTTGATCGGCCGGACGGACGTAGAGCTCTGGGACCCGGTGCGGCAGCCCGCCGCCCTGCTCGCTCCGGGGGCGAGGGTGCGATTCACCGTGGAGCAACGATGA
- a CDS encoding MFS transporter — MSKTQAGPHQDDLSEPVGAFAWLKALGPRGRRAFGGAFGGYALDSYDYFTLPLGMVAISAYFQLDHGQTGLLTTVTLVVSAVGGALAGILADRIGRVRALMITVTTYAVFTVACGFAPNYETLVVFRALQGLGFGGEWAVGAILVAEYATAKHRGRTLGAVQSAWAAGWALAVIVYTLVFAFLDEDIAWRVLFWTGALPALLVIYVRRHVRDAPAAAAQRAASEGRGSFSAIFGKDLLRTTVFATLLSTGVQGGYYTLATWVPTYLKTERGLTVIGTGGYLAFLISGAFLGYLTGGYLTDRIGRKRNIVLFAVLSSISILAYTQLPAGQNGLLLVLGFPLGFCMSAIFSGFGSFLSELYPTAVRGTGQGFTYNSGRAVGAFLPTLVGFLSDSWGVGGALALGAIGYGLAVVALVGLPETRGRELW, encoded by the coding sequence ATGAGCAAGACTCAGGCAGGGCCGCACCAGGACGATTTATCCGAGCCCGTCGGCGCTTTCGCCTGGCTGAAGGCACTTGGCCCCCGTGGGCGCCGGGCCTTCGGCGGCGCGTTCGGCGGCTACGCCCTCGATTCCTACGACTACTTCACCCTGCCCCTGGGCATGGTCGCGATCTCCGCGTACTTCCAGCTCGACCACGGACAGACCGGTCTCCTCACCACCGTGACGCTGGTGGTCTCCGCTGTCGGCGGCGCCCTCGCCGGAATCCTTGCCGACCGGATCGGCAGGGTGCGGGCTTTGATGATCACGGTGACCACCTATGCGGTGTTCACCGTGGCCTGCGGTTTCGCTCCCAACTACGAGACCCTGGTGGTCTTCCGTGCGCTGCAAGGGCTCGGCTTCGGTGGCGAGTGGGCCGTGGGCGCGATCCTCGTCGCCGAGTACGCCACCGCGAAGCACCGCGGGCGAACCCTCGGGGCGGTCCAGAGTGCTTGGGCGGCCGGTTGGGCACTCGCCGTGATCGTCTACACCCTGGTCTTCGCCTTCCTCGACGAGGACATCGCCTGGCGCGTGCTCTTCTGGACCGGCGCGCTTCCCGCTCTACTGGTGATCTACGTCCGCCGCCATGTGCGCGACGCCCCCGCAGCAGCGGCGCAGCGGGCGGCCAGCGAAGGACGCGGTTCGTTCTCCGCGATATTCGGCAAGGACCTGCTGCGCACCACCGTGTTCGCCACACTCCTGTCCACCGGCGTTCAGGGTGGCTACTACACGCTGGCCACTTGGGTGCCGACCTATCTGAAGACCGAGCGGGGACTGACCGTGATCGGTACGGGGGGCTATCTGGCGTTCCTGATCTCCGGCGCATTCCTCGGCTATCTCACGGGCGGGTACCTCACCGATCGAATCGGCCGAAAGCGGAACATCGTGCTCTTCGCCGTGCTTAGTTCGATCAGCATCCTCGCCTACACGCAGCTTCCGGCCGGTCAGAACGGACTGCTCCTGGTGCTGGGATTCCCCCTCGGCTTCTGCATGTCGGCGATATTCAGCGGGTTCGGCTCGTTCCTGAGCGAGCTGTACCCGACCGCCGTGCGAGGTACCGGTCAGGGATTCACCTACAACAGCGGTCGCGCGGTGGGTGCGTTCCTGCCGACCCTGGTGGGTTTCCTCTCCGACAGTTGGGGCGTGGGTGGTGCTCTCGCCCTGGGTGCCATTGGCTACGGTCTCGCCGTGGTGGCGCTCGTCGGACTGCCCGAGACGCGGGGCCGGGAGTTGTGGTGA
- a CDS encoding LamB/YcsF family protein has product MTWASIDLNADLGEGFGPWRLTDDEGLLSVVTSANVACGFHAGDASTMRRVCRLAAERSVRIGAQVSYRDLAGFGRRAMDVPPDELAAEVAYQIGALEVFARAAGARVSYVKPHGALYNRVVHDEEQAAAVVEGVRLTGERLPLLGLPGSKLHTMAEKAGLPAITEAFADRAYTAEGTLVPRGEEGAVISGESEVVERSVSMARFGVVTSRCGRSIPVRARSLCVHGDTPGAVTLARQVRSQLESVGVRVESFV; this is encoded by the coding sequence ATGACCTGGGCGTCCATCGATCTCAACGCTGACCTGGGGGAAGGCTTCGGCCCATGGCGACTGACCGACGACGAGGGCCTGCTGTCCGTCGTCACCAGCGCCAATGTGGCCTGTGGCTTCCACGCCGGTGACGCGTCGACCATGCGGCGGGTCTGCCGGCTCGCGGCGGAGCGGTCCGTGCGCATCGGGGCGCAGGTCTCCTACCGTGACCTGGCGGGGTTCGGTCGCCGCGCCATGGACGTTCCGCCGGATGAACTGGCCGCGGAGGTCGCCTATCAGATCGGGGCGCTGGAGGTGTTCGCCCGCGCTGCCGGTGCGCGGGTCTCCTACGTCAAGCCCCACGGCGCCCTCTACAACCGAGTCGTCCACGACGAGGAGCAGGCCGCCGCCGTCGTGGAGGGCGTGCGGCTGACGGGCGAGCGGCTTCCCCTGTTGGGGCTGCCGGGTTCCAAGCTCCACACCATGGCGGAGAAGGCGGGGCTACCCGCGATCACCGAGGCATTCGCGGACCGGGCGTACACGGCAGAGGGCACCCTGGTGCCGCGCGGTGAGGAAGGGGCGGTCATCAGCGGGGAATCGGAGGTCGTCGAACGCTCGGTGAGCATGGCCAGGTTCGGTGTGGTCACCTCGCGGTGCGGCCGGTCCATCCCGGTGCGGGCCCGTTCGCTCTGTGTGCACGGTGACACCCCCGGTGCCGTCACGCTGGCGCGTCAGGTCCGCAGCCAACTGGAGAGCGTGGGCGTGCGCGTGGAGTCCTTCGTATGA
- a CDS encoding GntR family transcriptional regulator, which yields MHADFPGGTGGLADDRALLGRTSTAERVADILRTRIAEGYFPPGERLSEDAIGKALGVSRNTLREAFRLLTHERLLVHELNRGVFVRMLAVQDVVDIYRTRQLVECAVVHGLGEPPYVLDGLDEAVSGGEQAEREHDWTGVSTANIHFHRELVALAGSARTDELMRSVLAELRLAFHAVDNPRELHQPFLVRNRAILEALRAGDRTSAERLLAAYLHDSRARMVETYGQLVPEGEER from the coding sequence GTGCACGCCGACTTCCCGGGCGGCACGGGAGGGCTGGCGGACGACCGTGCCCTGTTGGGCCGCACGAGCACGGCCGAACGCGTCGCGGACATCCTGCGGACCCGTATCGCCGAGGGGTACTTCCCACCCGGCGAGCGGCTCTCGGAAGACGCCATCGGCAAGGCCCTCGGCGTCTCCCGCAACACCTTGCGGGAAGCGTTCCGGCTGCTCACCCACGAACGACTCCTGGTGCATGAACTCAACCGTGGCGTCTTCGTCCGGATGCTCGCCGTCCAGGACGTCGTCGACATCTACCGCACCCGTCAGCTCGTCGAATGCGCCGTGGTCCACGGGCTGGGGGAGCCGCCCTACGTCCTCGACGGGCTGGACGAAGCCGTCAGCGGCGGCGAGCAGGCAGAGCGCGAGCACGACTGGACCGGCGTGTCCACCGCCAACATCCACTTCCACCGCGAGTTGGTGGCCCTCGCGGGTAGCGCCCGCACCGACGAACTCATGCGGAGCGTGCTGGCCGAACTGCGACTCGCCTTCCACGCGGTCGACAATCCACGCGAACTCCACCAACCCTTCCTCGTCCGCAACCGCGCCATACTGGAAGCCCTCAGAGCCGGCGACCGGACCTCAGCTGAGCGGCTGCTCGCCGCCTATCTGCACGATTCACGCGCTCGCATGGTCGAGACCTACGGACAACTGGTGCCCGAAGGCGAAGAGCGCTAG